A DNA window from Microcystis aeruginosa NIES-843 contains the following coding sequences:
- a CDS encoding PEP-CTERM sorting domain-containing protein (PEP-CTERM proteins occur, often in large numbers, in the proteomes of bacteria that also encode an exosortase, a predicted intramembrane cysteine proteinase. The presence of a PEP-CTERM domain at a protein's C-terminus predicts cleavage within the sorting domain, followed by covalent anchoring to some some component of the (usually Gram-negative) cell surface. Many PEP-CTERM proteins exhibit an unusual sequence composition that includes large numbers of potential glycosylation sites. Expression of one such protein has been shown restore the ability of a bacterium to form floc, a type of biofilm.) gives MKTSIAIKKLSTVVTGSAAFLALSNFPANAVSVVRIPQSSFTPQAGLITFSEFGLGTVNPTYAPAAYGGNPLTAPTVTFGGFYQGQSLSANPGVDCPGGAATGCVVGTPTNPLALDPNSPKTFINSDGAAPNSPVLSGTPLFNGPITVLFDKDMAGVGLDGGFFDAPNSTAITAFARDGSVLGQVSNTGTGIEFMGLVTSNGSAAIAGLQFSLIGPEPAGFAIDSLRFGLPGQVNPPQKTPEPASVLGLLAIGALGAGSVLKRKLK, from the coding sequence ATGAAAACTTCGATTGCAATTAAAAAACTGTCAACGGTTGTTACTGGATCGGCAGCATTTCTCGCCCTTAGTAACTTTCCTGCTAATGCGGTCAGTGTCGTCCGAATTCCGCAGAGTTCCTTCACTCCTCAAGCAGGATTGATCACCTTTAGTGAATTTGGTCTGGGTACGGTCAACCCTACTTATGCTCCGGCGGCTTACGGCGGCAATCCCTTGACGGCACCAACTGTTACCTTTGGTGGCTTCTATCAAGGCCAGAGTTTGTCTGCTAACCCTGGAGTAGATTGCCCCGGTGGTGCTGCCACTGGCTGTGTTGTCGGTACGCCCACCAACCCTCTGGCCCTGGATCCGAATTCCCCAAAAACTTTCATCAACAGTGATGGAGCAGCACCTAATAGCCCGGTGCTGTCGGGAACTCCCTTATTTAACGGTCCTATAACGGTTTTATTCGACAAAGACATGGCCGGCGTGGGGTTAGATGGCGGTTTCTTCGATGCTCCCAACTCAACTGCCATCACAGCCTTTGCCCGAGATGGCTCAGTTCTCGGTCAAGTATCCAATACTGGCACGGGCATTGAGTTTATGGGTTTAGTCACTAGCAATGGCAGTGCGGCAATTGCAGGTTTGCAGTTCAGTCTCATCGGTCCTGAGCCTGCTGGTTTTGCCATTGATAGCCTGCGCTTTGGACTTCCAGGGCAAGTTAACCCGCCACAAAAGACACCCGAACCTGCTTCAGTCTTAGGTTTACTTGCCATTGGTGCTTTGGGTGCAGGTTCAGTCTTGAAGCGCAAATTAAAATAA
- a CDS encoding RNA-guided endonuclease InsQ/TnpB family protein, whose protein sequence is MEKAYSYRFYPTPEQESLLRRTLGCVRLVYNKALHERTQAWYERQERVGYAQTSSMLTDWKKQEELDFLNEVSCVPLQQGLRHLQTAFTNFFAGRTKYPNFKKKHQGGSAEFTKSAFKFKDRQIYLAKCTEPLPIRWSRQIPESCEPSTVTVRLHPSGRWHISIRFDDPTIKPLPVTDKAIGIDLGISSLVITSDGDKVSNPKHFKKHYRRLRRASKSLSRKQKGSKNREKARIKVARIHAQITDSRKDHLHKLTTQLVRENQTIVVENLAVKNMVKNPKLSQAISDVSWGEITRQLAYKCRWYGRNYIEIDRWFPSSKRCSNCGYIVEKMPLNVREWDCPDCGTHHDRDVNASKNILAAGLAVSVCRATIRPEQSKSVKAGAKPRKGKKQKPKS, encoded by the coding sequence ATGGAAAAAGCCTATTCTTACCGATTTTACCCGACACCAGAACAAGAGTCGCTATTGCGGCGCACTTTGGGATGTGTAAGATTGGTTTACAATAAAGCTCTCCACGAACGAACACAAGCTTGGTACGAAAGACAAGAAAGAGTAGGCTACGCTCAAACTTCTTCAATGCTAACCGATTGGAAAAAACAAGAAGAATTAGACTTTCTCAATGAAGTAAGCTGTGTACCTTTACAACAAGGGTTAAGACATTTACAAACAGCTTTTACTAACTTCTTTGCTGGTCGTACTAAGTATCCTAACTTTAAGAAAAAACATCAGGGAGGAAGTGCCGAATTTACCAAATCTGCTTTTAAATTTAAAGACAGACAAATCTATTTAGCTAAATGCACAGAACCTTTACCTATTCGATGGTCAAGACAAATACCAGAAAGCTGTGAACCAAGCACAGTAACAGTCAGATTACATCCTTCTGGACGTTGGCATATCTCAATAAGATTTGATGACCCAACGATTAAGCCTTTACCAGTAACAGATAAAGCCATTGGAATTGACTTAGGAATTAGTAGCCTCGTGATTACCAGCGATGGCGATAAAGTGTCTAATCCCAAGCATTTTAAAAAGCATTATCGGAGACTGCGAAGAGCATCTAAAAGCCTTTCTAGAAAACAGAAAGGGTCAAAAAATCGGGAAAAAGCAAGAATCAAAGTAGCCAGGATTCACGCTCAAATCACCGATAGCAGAAAAGACCATTTACATAAGCTAACCACTCAATTAGTTCGTGAAAACCAAACGATTGTGGTTGAGAATTTAGCCGTCAAGAATATGGTCAAAAACCCGAAATTATCTCAGGCAATATCTGATGTAAGCTGGGGAGAAATCACCCGACAATTAGCCTATAAATGCCGTTGGTATGGGAGAAATTACATCGAAATAGATAGATGGTTTCCTAGCTCTAAAAGATGTAGTAATTGCGGGTATATTGTCGAAAAGATGCCGTTAAATGTTCGAGAATGGGATTGTCCAGACTGTGGGACACACCATGACCGAGATGTTAACGCTAGTAAAAATATTTTGGCCGCAGGGCTTGCGGTGTCAGTCTGTAGAGCGACCATAAGACCAGAACAGAGTAAATCTGTTAAGGCAGGTGCGAAACCCCGCAAGGGAAAGAAGCAGAAACCTAAATCGTGA
- a CDS encoding HAD-IB family phosphatase: protein MSKIVFCDFDGTITAVETFAGMLKEFAPDLSAQIMPQMYARTLTLRRGVRQLLESIPSQKYADILAYAESKPIRPGLAEFLAFLQEQSIPFIIISGGIQGMIETVLKREGLLDKVTAIYGVNLHTQGEYLQVHSDWENETELVAKALIMAKYSGVETIAIGDSVTDITMARRADLVFARDRLIDYLQAENQPYIPWDNFFEIREYLLLRD from the coding sequence ATGAGTAAAATTGTTTTCTGTGACTTTGATGGCACTATCACCGCCGTGGAAACTTTTGCGGGTATGCTCAAAGAATTCGCCCCCGATTTATCGGCCCAAATTATGCCCCAAATGTACGCTCGCACTCTGACTCTGCGCCGGGGTGTTCGTCAACTGCTAGAGTCGATACCGAGCCAAAAATACGCCGATATTCTCGCCTATGCCGAAAGCAAGCCAATTCGCCCCGGATTAGCCGAATTCCTCGCTTTTTTACAGGAGCAATCCATCCCTTTTATTATTATCTCCGGTGGCATCCAAGGCATGATTGAAACGGTCTTAAAACGGGAGGGACTATTAGATAAGGTGACGGCAATTTATGGGGTCAATCTTCATACTCAAGGGGAATATTTGCAAGTTCATTCCGATTGGGAAAATGAGACGGAATTAGTGGCTAAAGCCTTGATTATGGCTAAATATTCGGGAGTAGAAACTATTGCGATCGGTGATTCCGTTACCGATATTACCATGGCTAGAAGGGCCGATCTAGTTTTTGCTAGGGATCGTTTAATCGATTATCTGCAAGCGGAAAATCAACCCTATATTCCTTGGGATAACTTTTTTGAGATTCGCGAATATCTGTTATTGAGAGATTAG
- a CDS encoding carbon-nitrogen hydrolase family protein yields the protein MKSYLAAAIQMTSQPDLEKNLAAAEELIELAVGKGAELIGLPENFAFMGAETDKIAQAETIALKADKFLRTMAQRFQVTILGGGFPVPVTGIPDKAYNTAILVDGNGAELARYQKVHLFDVNVPDGNTYQESSTVMAGIDLPPIYGSDSLGKIGLSICYDVRFPELYRYLSQQGADVLFVPAAFTAFTGKDHWKVLLQARAIENTCYIIAPAQTGNNYERRHTHGHAMIIDPWGVVLADAGEEVGVAIAEINPQRLQQVRRQMPSLQHRVFV from the coding sequence ATGAAATCCTATCTCGCCGCCGCCATTCAAATGACCAGTCAGCCGGATTTAGAGAAAAATCTCGCTGCCGCTGAAGAATTGATCGAACTTGCCGTGGGTAAAGGGGCGGAATTAATCGGTTTACCGGAGAATTTCGCTTTTATGGGGGCAGAAACCGATAAAATCGCCCAGGCCGAGACTATTGCTCTCAAAGCCGATAAATTCCTCCGCACCATGGCCCAACGGTTTCAAGTGACCATTTTAGGGGGTGGTTTTCCCGTGCCGGTGACGGGTATTCCCGATAAGGCTTATAATACGGCTATTTTAGTTGATGGCAACGGTGCGGAATTAGCCCGTTATCAAAAAGTCCATCTCTTTGATGTCAATGTCCCGGATGGTAACACCTATCAGGAATCGAGTACAGTCATGGCAGGGATCGATTTACCGCCAATTTATGGCTCCGATAGCTTGGGCAAAATTGGTCTCTCGATTTGCTATGATGTGCGTTTTCCCGAACTCTATCGCTATTTATCGCAGCAAGGAGCCGATGTTTTATTTGTACCTGCGGCATTTACAGCTTTTACAGGGAAAGATCATTGGAAAGTTTTGTTACAAGCGCGAGCGATCGAGAATACTTGTTATATAATAGCTCCTGCTCAAACGGGCAATAATTACGAACGCCGTCACACCCACGGTCACGCTATGATTATCGATCCTTGGGGTGTGGTTTTAGCCGACGCGGGGGAAGAAGTGGGGGTGGCAATTGCCGAAATTAATCCCCAACGTCTGCAACAGGTGCGACGACAAATGCCGTCCCTGCAGCATCGTGTTTTTGTTTAA
- a CDS encoding IS630-like element ISMae21 family transposase, translating into MSYSLDLRKKVIDYVENGGSITKAAALFNIGRATIYRWLGREKLEATKVKHRQRKLDWKALSKDVQENPEARLRDRAEKFGVRPSAICYALKNMKVTRKKKELRYRERNREERMKYYRVLRELIKIYGSESLVFIDESGFEEFQACFYAWSKKGKKVFGDRQGKRGKRENLVAGRRKGKKDFIAPMVFTRSLNAEGFEGWLSLYLLPSLTITSVLIMDNAPIHRKTVIKQLVEEAGHQVVFLPKYSPDLNDIEHDFSALKRARMYAPVGTPLDEIIRTYCVA; encoded by the coding sequence ATGTCTTATAGCCTAGACTTGAGAAAAAAAGTAATCGATTATGTAGAGAATGGGGGAAGCATAACCAAAGCCGCCGCTCTATTTAATATAGGAAGAGCGACGATATATAGATGGCTAGGTAGGGAAAAACTGGAAGCAACAAAGGTAAAACACCGTCAGAGAAAGCTGGACTGGAAAGCACTGTCAAAAGATGTCCAAGAAAATCCCGAGGCAAGATTAAGAGACAGAGCCGAGAAATTTGGAGTGAGACCAAGTGCCATTTGCTATGCCTTAAAAAACATGAAAGTTACCAGAAAAAAGAAGGAACTTCGTTATAGAGAAAGAAACCGAGAAGAAAGAATGAAATACTACAGAGTGCTGAGAGAATTGATTAAAATATATGGAAGTGAAAGCCTTGTATTTATTGATGAGTCAGGGTTTGAAGAATTTCAAGCCTGTTTTTATGCTTGGTCAAAAAAAGGGAAGAAAGTCTTTGGAGATAGACAAGGAAAACGAGGAAAAAGAGAGAACCTTGTCGCTGGTAGAAGAAAGGGAAAAAAAGACTTTATTGCACCGATGGTATTTACGAGAAGCCTGAATGCCGAAGGTTTTGAAGGGTGGTTATCTTTATATTTGTTGCCCTCTCTAACCATAACATCAGTATTAATTATGGATAATGCACCAATTCATCGGAAGACAGTCATTAAACAACTGGTAGAGGAAGCAGGTCATCAGGTCGTGTTTTTGCCAAAATACTCTCCTGATTTAAATGATATCGAACATGATTTTAGTGCATTAAAGAGGGCAAGAATGTATGCTCCTGTGGGGACACCCCTTGATGAAATTATTCGTACTTATTGTGTCGCCTAG
- a CDS encoding CCA tRNA nucleotidyltransferase has protein sequence MSCQKNLDSLVKEVFAINRQELPENAYLVGGAVRDALLNRQKDYIDLDFVVPEKAIEIAQTIAHQYKAGFVVLDAVRQIARVVFPQGTLDFAQQEGESLEIDLKRRDFTVNALAYNLHTQEIFDPLGGLKDLGCQSLRMISRENLQDDPLRLLRAYRQAAQLDFEIEPHTRATIRSLAPLLHRVAAERVQSELNYLLLNSRGNKWLKSAWEDGLLSLWLRRITPAKMERVMGVEAAAGFLESLLPENFIFSPSQLQLTKLALLVSDILAEAEKELIDLKYSRGEIRTVITVIKCLPPLKEADNLSLREQYFIYLNTGKVFPIFALFALSMGINKNIVASLLTSYLDPDNIIAHPRPLLRGDDLINHLHLKPSPIIGKLLTEVQIAQIEGQVTVFQEAIDFAKKLL, from the coding sequence ATGTCTTGTCAAAAAAACCTAGATAGTTTAGTTAAAGAAGTTTTTGCGATTAATCGGCAAGAATTGCCAGAAAATGCTTATTTAGTCGGTGGTGCTGTGCGAGACGCTTTATTAAACCGTCAGAAAGACTATATTGACCTAGATTTTGTGGTTCCCGAAAAAGCGATCGAAATTGCCCAAACTATTGCCCATCAGTATAAGGCCGGTTTTGTGGTTTTAGATGCCGTTCGTCAAATTGCTCGCGTCGTTTTTCCCCAGGGGACCCTTGATTTCGCACAACAGGAGGGAGAATCTCTAGAAATAGACCTAAAAAGACGGGATTTTACCGTTAATGCTCTCGCTTATAATCTCCACACCCAAGAAATTTTCGATCCTTTAGGGGGATTAAAAGATTTAGGCTGCCAATCCCTGCGGATGATTTCCCGCGAAAATCTCCAGGATGATCCCCTAAGATTATTAAGGGCCTATCGACAAGCGGCTCAATTGGACTTTGAGATCGAACCCCATACCCGTGCAACTATTCGTTCTCTTGCCCCTTTATTGCACCGTGTAGCCGCCGAAAGGGTACAATCCGAGTTGAATTACCTTTTGCTCAATTCCCGTGGCAATAAATGGCTAAAAAGTGCCTGGGAAGATGGCTTATTATCTCTCTGGTTGCGTCGGATTACCCCCGCAAAAATGGAGCGAGTTATGGGGGTGGAAGCGGCAGCGGGATTTTTAGAATCTTTGTTACCAGAAAACTTTATCTTTTCCCCTTCTCAGTTACAGTTGACAAAATTGGCCCTATTGGTATCGGATATTTTAGCAGAAGCGGAAAAAGAGTTAATCGATCTCAAGTATTCCAGGGGGGAAATTCGCACGGTAATCACGGTGATTAAGTGTTTACCTCCCCTCAAGGAGGCAGATAATTTAAGTCTGCGGGAACAGTATTTTATTTATCTAAATACGGGAAAAGTATTTCCTATCTTTGCCCTTTTTGCTCTATCGATGGGGATTAACAAAAATATCGTCGCTTCTCTGTTGACTTCCTATCTCGATCCCGATAATATTATCGCCCATCCCCGACCTTTATTAAGGGGCGATGATTTAATCAACCATTTACACCTGAAACCTAGTCCGATTATCGGTAAGTTATTAACCGAGGTACAAATTGCCCAAATTGAGGGCCAAGTTACAGTTTTTCAGGAAGCGATCGATTTTGCTAAAAAGTTATTATAA
- a CDS encoding Ycf34 family protein has protein sequence MCICINCYFVDRCLTYHAVETQHQERHLTETPDFEAKNPSINVNIRTKEDYIEMEWDVVGCESFLRETGKWSSLRPGEPVPT, from the coding sequence ATGTGTATTTGTATTAACTGCTATTTTGTTGATCGCTGTCTCACCTATCATGCCGTAGAAACACAACATCAGGAACGTCATCTCACCGAGACACCGGACTTTGAAGCGAAGAACCCTTCTATTAACGTTAACATTCGCACCAAGGAAGATTATATCGAAATGGAGTGGGATGTGGTGGGTTGTGAAAGCTTTTTACGCGAAACCGGTAAATGGTCTAGTTTGCGGCCGGGTGAACCAGTTCCCACCTAA